From one Bacteroides intestinalis DSM 17393 genomic stretch:
- a CDS encoding FAD-dependent oxidoreductase, with translation MTSRRDFMKKAGMIAAAAAIPGIMQATTSTEESNSLSSKKGMIKTGVQWDVIVVGGGPSGCAAATAAAREGAKVLLIESTGMLGGMGTSGLLNAWCPFTDKEKIIYRGIAERVFLEAKKGVPHSKGNDWVPINTEYLKTVYDDLVTSEGVSVLFFSTMAAVEMKQEGVVDAIVVANKAGLTAYKAKLFIDCTGDGDLATWAGAGFDMGDEEGNVQQGTLCFSLSNIDPYEFSLVGSVHTNRKDGPIHKMLDSGKYNLIKDNHINDKYAGPGYLMFNAGHVTVDSTDPVSLSKAMMAGRKVARQFQEGLAEYEPKVFASSYLASTASLMGIRESRRIKCDYTFTLDDWLARKEFEDGIGRNAYYIDVHKSNATTYPRYGKGESHGIPFRSLLPIGLKNVFVAGRCISTDHYAHGSLRVMPPCLVTGEAVGVAAGQICRSKSPDVHNVDIKQLRNRLQQVGQLL, from the coding sequence ATGACTAGTAGAAGAGATTTTATGAAAAAGGCTGGAATGATTGCTGCAGCTGCAGCAATCCCGGGAATAATGCAAGCAACAACATCCACAGAGGAGAGCAATAGTCTTTCCTCAAAAAAAGGAATGATAAAAACAGGTGTCCAATGGGATGTAATTGTTGTGGGAGGTGGTCCCTCCGGTTGCGCAGCGGCAACGGCAGCGGCACGAGAAGGTGCTAAGGTTTTGTTGATAGAATCAACAGGAATGTTAGGAGGAATGGGAACATCAGGATTGTTAAATGCCTGGTGCCCCTTTACGGATAAAGAAAAGATAATTTACAGAGGAATTGCCGAAAGGGTTTTCCTTGAGGCAAAAAAAGGAGTTCCACATAGCAAAGGTAACGACTGGGTCCCCATCAATACGGAATATCTAAAAACGGTATACGACGATCTGGTCACTTCCGAAGGAGTTTCTGTGTTATTCTTCTCCACCATGGCCGCGGTAGAGATGAAGCAGGAAGGAGTGGTGGATGCAATTGTTGTAGCCAACAAAGCCGGACTCACTGCTTACAAAGCAAAACTGTTTATCGACTGCACAGGCGATGGTGATTTAGCAACATGGGCCGGTGCAGGTTTTGATATGGGCGATGAAGAAGGAAATGTTCAGCAAGGCACTCTTTGTTTTTCCTTATCCAACATCGACCCTTACGAATTTTCACTAGTTGGCTCTGTGCACACCAACCGAAAAGACGGACCTATTCATAAGATGCTCGATTCTGGTAAATATAATCTGATAAAAGACAATCATATCAACGATAAATACGCCGGACCAGGATATCTGATGTTCAACGCAGGACATGTAACAGTAGACAGTACAGATCCAGTCTCTCTTTCGAAAGCCATGATGGCTGGCCGGAAAGTAGCCCGACAATTCCAGGAAGGACTCGCCGAATATGAACCTAAGGTGTTTGCTTCCTCTTATCTGGCAAGTACTGCTTCATTAATGGGAATTCGCGAAAGTCGACGCATCAAGTGTGATTATACTTTCACGTTAGATGATTGGTTAGCCCGCAAAGAATTTGAGGATGGCATTGGTCGTAACGCCTATTATATCGATGTACATAAAAGCAATGCCACAACATATCCCAGATACGGAAAAGGAGAATCGCACGGAATTCCTTTCCGAAGCCTTCTTCCAATAGGATTAAAGAATGTTTTTGTAGCCGGCCGTTGTATTTCAACCGATCATTACGCACATGGAAGTCTGCGTGTAATGCCACCTT